The DNA sequence GGCCGGGTCACCGCGGCGCCCGGGCCGGCGGTGCCGACGGTCATCGCCGCGATCCGCAGCGGACCGTCGCCGTGCCGGTTGGACAGCCGCAGCCGCAGCTCCTCCCCCGCCGCGCCGGGCCGCACCACCATCCGCAGCGTCCGGCCCGCGAGGCTGTCGCCGGGGACGGCCTGCTGCGCGGCGTGCCAGGCGGCCGTCCAGCCGGGGGTGCACGTCGTCGCCGCGGCCGCCGCCGGGACGACCGACGGGACCGGGGCGCAGCCCGCGGCCACGAGCCCGGCGAGCAGTGTGCCGAGCACCGCCGCACCGGCGGGACCCCGCCTGCCACGCCACCGGACCGCACCGTCGTCGGGCCGCACCGGCACCGCCTCTCCTCCACGCGCCCCGCCCGCGGATCGGACGGGTGTCCCACGCGCTGTGTCGAGCCGTCACCCGATCACGTTACGGATCCGGCCGGTCACACTGCGACGATCGGCGCTCCGTGGTCGGCGAGCGGCCTCCCCTCGGGATCGGTCCTGCCGGGCGAGGGCTGCGCACTGTCGGTGCCCCGTCCTAGGGTCGTCGGCGACACGAGGGGCGGCCACCGTGGGCCGCCGGGATCCCCAGGGGAAGAGGACGACGGTGACCGCCTACGAGGAGATCTTCCGTTCCAGTGTGGACGACCGTGAGGGCTTCTGGCTCCGCGCGGCCGACGGGATCGACTGGGACGTCGCCCCGACCCGCGCACTCGACGAGTCGAAACCGCCGTTCTACCGCTGGTTCCCCGACGGGGAGCTGAACGTCGCGCGCAACGCCCTCGACCGGCACGTCGACGCCGGGAACGGCGACCGCACCGCGCTGGTCTACGACTCGCCGGTCACCGGGTCGCGGCGCACCTACACCTACGCGGAGCTGCGCGACGAGGTCGCGCTGTTCGCGGGCGTGCTGCGCGACCAGGGCGTGGGACATGGCGACCGGGTCGTCGTCTACATGCCGATGGTTCCCGAGGCCGCGATCGCGATGCTCGCCTGCGCCCGCCTCGGCGCCGTCCACTCGGTGGTCTTCGGCGGGTTCGCCGCCAAGGAGCTCGCCGTCCGGATCGACGACGCCGGGCCCAAGGTCGTCGTCTCGGCGTCCTGCGGCATCGAGGGCAAGCGCGTCATCGAGTACAAGCCGCTGCTCGACCGGGCCATCGAGCTGTCCGACCGCAAGCCCGACTCGACGGTGATCCTGCAGCGCGAGCAGGCCACGGCCACGATGGGCCCGACCGACGTCGACTGGGCCGAGGCCGTCGCCCGCGCCACGCCCGCCGACCCGGTCCCGGTGAAGGCCACCGACCCGCTCTACGTGCTCTACACCTCCGGCACCACCGGCAAGCCGAAGGGTGTGGTGCGCGACTCCGGCGGCTACGCCGTCGCCCTGGCCTGGTCGATGCCCAACATCTACGACGTCGGCCCCGGCGAGACGATCTTCACCGCGTCCGACGTCGGCTGGGTCGTCGGCCACTCCTACATCGTCTACGCGCCGCTGCTGGCCGGGGCGACGACCGTGCTCTACGAGGGCAAGCCCGTCGGCACACCGGACGCCGGCCAGTTCTGGCGGGTCGTCCAGGAGAACGGGGTGAAGTCGGTCTTCACCGCGCCCACGGCGTTCCGGGCGATCAAGAAGGAGGACCCGAAGGGCGAGTTCCTCGGGCAGTACGACGTCTCGTCGCTGCAGTACCTGTTCCTCGCCGGGGAGCGGCTCGACCCCGAGACCCTGCGCTGGGCCTCGGAGCTGCTCGACATCCCGGTCATCGACCACTGGTGGCAGACCGAGACCGGCTGGCCGATCGCGGCCAACCCGGCGGGCATCGAGCTGCTGGAGATCAAGCCCGGCTCCCCGACCCGTGCCATGCCCGGCTGGGACGTCCAGGTCCTCGACGAGCGGGGCAACCCGGCCGAGCCCGGTGTCGACGGCGCGATCGTGGCGAAGCTGCCGCTGCCGCCCGGCGCGTTCCCGACCCTGTGGAACGACGACGAGCGCTACGTCAGCTCCTACATGTCGGCGTTCGAGGGCTACTACCTCACCGGCGACGGCGGCCACCTCGACGCCGACGGCTACGTCTTCGTCATGGGCCGCACCGACGACGTCATCAACGTCGCGGGCCACCGTCTGTCCACCGGCGGGATGGAGGAGGTCCTGGCCGCACACCCGGACGTCGCGGAGTGCGCGGTGATCGGCGTCGCGGACACCATGAAGGGCCAGATCCCGCGCGGGTTCGTGGTGCTGAAGTCCGGCGTCGACAGCGACGCCGAGGACTACGAGGACGGCCTGCGCACCGAGCTCGTGCAGATGGTGCGCGACCAGATCGGTGCGGTCGCCTCCCTCAAGGACGTCGCGGTCGTCCCGGCCCTGCCCAAGACCCGCTCCGGCAAGATCCTCCGCAAGACGATGCGCGGGATCGCCGACGGCGTCGAGGAGCCGGTGCCCTCCACCATCGACGACGCGTCGGTGCTGGACACGCTGCGTCCGGTGCTGCGCAGGGAGTGAGCGCTCTCCATCGGGTGGTCCGGAGGCGTTCCGCTTGACCCGGATCACCCGATGGCGGTAACGGCGGGCGGCCGCGTCCCGATGGTTGGTCGACGGCCGCTGCCGCTCCCCGGCCTCCTTCCGCGCGGTCGTCGACGTGGAGGTGTGCGTGGACTCGGCGCGACTGCGACTCGCGGCACTGGCCGCCCCGGTGGCGCTCGGCGTCGTGCTCGGTGTGGCCGCGATGCTCGAACCCGACGACGTGCGCATGCCGTCGGTCGGCGGCATCCCGGTGACGACCCGGGCGACGACCGCGCTCCTCACCGGGATACCGCACACCACCCCGCCGCCGACGCCCGTGCAGGCCCGCGCGAACCTCGCTCCGCAGCCGTTGCCGACCGCCGCCCGGACCGGCGACGGCCGCTGACCTGCAGCCTTCCCGACCGAGGAAGGGAAGCATAACCGCAGGTCAGGGGGCCCTCAGTCCTGCGGCGTCGACCCGACGGGGGCACCATGGGTGCCATGAAGGTCATCGTGGATTTCGACCGCTGCGAGAGCAACGCGGTCTGCATGGGTGTCGCGCCGGAGGTCTTCGAGGTGCGTGACGACGACTACCTCTACATCCTCGACGAGAACCCGGCCGAGGCGCTGCGGCCGAAGGTCGAGGAGGCGGCACGGAGCTGCCCGAAGGCCGCCATCACGATCGAGGACTGAGCCCCGGCGGTCGAGGGGCGAAGCAGCAGCACCGAGCCCCGGCGGTCGACGGTCGGAGCAGCAGGTTGCCGGGTACTCCCCGCGGCGAGCAGGATCGCGACGACGAGTGCACCGCCTGCGAAGGAGCCGACCGTGACACAGGGCGCGACGACCGACGTCTGGACCACCCCGCTCACCCCGCTGGCCTTCCTGGGCCGCTCGGCCGAGGTGTTCGCGGAGTCCGCGGCGATCGTCTACGGCGACCGCAGGTACACCTATGCCGAGTTCGCGGCGGAAGCGACCCGGGTGGCGAACGCACTCGCCGCATCGGGCGTCGAGCCCGGTGACCGGGTCGCCTACCTGCTGCCGAACGTCCCGGAGTTGCTCGTCGCGCACTTCGCGGTGCCGCTCGCGGGCGCGGTCCTGGTCGCGATCAACACGCGCCTGTCGACCGAGGAGGTCCGCTACATCCTGGACCACTCGGCGGCCACGGTGCTGGTCGTCGACGCCGTCCTGTACGAGACGGTCCGCCCGGTCGCCGACGAGCTGGCGACGGTCCGCGAGATCGTCACCGTCGTCGACCAGGCGGCGCCCGGCGACGGCGTCGGCTCCGGTCTGGGCTACGCCGACCTGCTCGCCCGCGGCTCGGACGCCCCGCGGCCGTGGGCCGTCGACGACGAGCGCGCCACCATCACGATCAACTACACCTCGGGGACGACCGGCAACCCGAAGGGCGTCGAGTACCACCACCGCGGTGCGTACCTGAACTCCTTCGGCGAGATCGTCCACTCCGGGCACAGCGCGGACAGCGTCTACCTGTGGACGCTGCCGATGTTCCACTGCAACGGCTGGTGCACCCCGTGGGCGGTGACGGCGATCGGCGGCACCCACGTCTGCCTGCGCGAGGTCCGCGGCGACACCATCTGGCGGCTGATCGGCGAGCACGGGGTCACCCACCTCAACGGCGCCCCGACCGTCGTCACGACGGTCATGAACGCGCCCGAGGCCGTCACCCTGGACTACCGGCTGGTGATCACCACGGCCGGGGCGCCGCCGTCGCCGACCACGATCCTGCAGATGGAGCGGATGGGGTTCCGGATCGTGCACGTGTACGGACTCACCGAGACCTACGGGCCGTACGCGGTGAACCAGTACCAGCACGCCTGGGACGACCTCGACGCCGAGGAACGCGCCCGGCTCCAGGCCCGCCAGGGCGTCGGCATGGTGTGCGCGGACCGGGTGCGGGTGGTCGACGAGCTGATGGCCGACGTCCCCCGCGACGGCGCCACGATGGGCGAGATCGTGATGCGCGGCAACAACGTCATGAAGGGCTACCACCGCGACGAGGAGAAGACCGCGGAGGCGTTCCGGGGCGGCTGGTTCCACTCCGGGGACCTGGGGGTCGTGCACCCCGACGGGTACGTCGAGCTGCGCGACCGCGCGAAGGACGTCGTGATCTCCGGTGGGGAGAACATCTCCACCGTCGAGGTCGAGCAGGCGATCGTGTCGCACGACGCGGTGCTGGAGGCCGCCGTCGTCGGGGTGCCGGACGAGAAGTGGGGCGAGGTCTGCAAGGGCTTCGCCGTGCTCAAGCCGGGTCGGTCCGCCGAGCCGCAGGAGATCGTCGACCACGTCAAGACGAGGATCGCCCGCTACAAGGCGCCCAAGTACGTCGAGATCGTCGACGAGCTGCCCAAGACCTCCACCGGCAAGGTCCAGAAGTTCGAGCTGCGCGAGAAGGAGTGGGCAGGTCGCGGGAGCTCCCGCATCCAGGGATGACGCCTATCGGTTAGCGTTGCTGAACGTGAGCATCGCAACCGAAACGGGCACGACGGACACACGGACACCGCGGCACCGTCCGCCTTCCGCGTCGCCACCGGCGCGGTGATCGTGACGACGGCGTCGGTGCTGCCGGTGTTCCTCACCGGTGCCCTGGCGGTGCAGCTGTCGCGCGACCTGGCCTTCGACCCCTCCGGGCTGGGGCTGGTCGTGGCGCTGTACTTCGGGGTCAGTGCGCTGTGTTCGCTGCCGGTCGGGATGGTCGTCGAGCGGTTCGGGTCGCGGGTGACCAGCCGGATCGCCGTCGTCGGGGCGGCGGTGCTGATGGCGGCCCTGGGCCTGGGCGCGCGGTCCTACGTCGCGCTCGTCGTGCTACTGCTCTGCGGCGCCTGGTGCAACGTGATGGGCCAGCTGTCGTCGAACCTGACGCTCGCGCGCTCGGTGCCCGCGCACCTGATGGGGCTGTCGTTCGGGGTGAAGCAGGCCGCGATCCCGGCGGCGACGCTGCTGGCCGGGCTGGCCGTGCCCGCGGTGGCGCTGACGGTGGGCTGGCGCTGGGCCTACGGGATCGGCGCCCTGCTCGCCCTCGCCGCGCTGTTCGCCTGCCCGCGGGCCGACGCCCGGCCGCCGGCCCGCGCCGGGAAGGGTGACCGGGCGACGGGCGCGCTCGCGGTGATCGGCGCGGCCTCCGGGCTGGCCGCCGGGACCGCGACGGCGCTCGGCATCTTCCTGGTCGCATCGGCGGTGGACCGTGGGATCGACCCCGGTCTCGCCGGGCTGGTGCTGACCCTCGGCAGCGTCGTGGGCCTGTCGGCGCGGTTGCTGCACGGGTGGCTGGCGGACCGTCGCACCGGTGGCCACGTGGCCGTGGTGGCGGCGAGTCTCGCGGCCGGCGCCATCGGTTTCGTGCTGCTCGCCGTCCCGGGGACGCCCGCGCTGGTCGTCGGCGTGGTGCTGGCGTTCGGGCTCGGGTGGGCGTGGCCGGGCCTGCTGCAGTTCGCCGTCGTGCGGCTCACCCCGTCCGCCCCGGCCGCGGCCACGTCGATCGTGCAGGTCGGCGTCTACGCCGGCGGCTTCGCCGGGCCGATCGTCTTCGGCTCGCTCGCCACCCACGCCGGCTTCCCGACCGCGTGGACGGTCAACGCCGTCGTGATGCTGGTGTCGGCGGCGTTGATGCTGGTCGGGCGCCGGATGCTGGTCGCGCACGCGGGGCGCTGAGCGGAAACAGGGCCGAATCTGTCGGGGTCGTGGTGCACAGTGGCGTCCACTCACGTCGTTCGAGGGGACTTCACGATGCCGGACGCGATCCGCGCCACGGGACTGGTCAAGACCTATGGGTCGTTGCGGGCACTCGACGGGGTGGACCTGTCGGTACCGGAGGGGACCGTGCTCGGCCTGCTGGGCCCGAACGGCGCCGGGAAGACCACGGTCGTCCGGGTGCTGACCACACTGCTGACACCGGACGCGGGCACGGCCACCGTCGCCGGCGTCGACGTTCTGGCCGACCCCGCCGCGGTGCGCAGCCGGATCGGCCTGTCCGGGCAGTACGCCGCGGTCGACGAGTACCTGACCGGTTTCGAGAACCTGGAGATGGTCGGGCGGCTCTACCACCTGGGGCGCCGCCGGGCCCGGGACCGTGCCCGTGAGCTGCTGGCGGACTTCGGCCTGACCGACGCCGCGGACCGGCCTGCCCGCACCTACTCCGGCGGGATGCGCCGCCGGCTGGACCTGGCCGGGGCGCTCGTCGCCGACCCGCCGGTGCTGCTGCTCGACGAGCCGACCACCGGGCTGGACCCGCGCAGCCGCAACGACCTGTGGGACGTGATCCGCGGGCTCGTCGCACGCGGGACGACGCTGCTGCTCACCACCCAGTACCTGGAGGAGGCCGATGCGCTGGCCGACGAGATCGTGGTCATCGACCACGGCCGGGTCATCGCCCGCGGCACCGCGGACCAGCTGAAGTCCCACGTCGGCGGGGAGCGGCTCGAGGTGACCGTCAGCGCGGCCGCGGACCTCGACGCGACCGCCGCGCACCTGGCTCCGCTCGGCGTCGGCGAGGCGGTGCTCGACCGGCACCGCCGTTCGCTGACCATGCCGGTCAGCGGCGGGGTCGACGTGCTGCGCGCAGCGCTGGACCGGCTCGCCGACTCCGGCACCAAGGTCGACGACGCGGGGCTGCGCCGCCCGACGCTCGACGACGTCTTCCTCACCCTGACCGGGCGCCCCGCCGACGAGGCGGACCAGGCCGAGGAGCCGACCCCGTGAACGCCGCCGCCACCATGCTCGCCGACGCCTCCGTCGTCGCGAAGCGAAACCTGATCAAGATCAAGCGGGTCCCGGACCTGCTGGTCTTCACGACCCTGTCCCCGATCATGTTCGTGCTGCTGTTCGCCTACGTCTTCGGCGGCGCGATCGACCCGACCGGCGGCGGGGCCGGGTACCGGGAGTTCCTGATGGCCGGGATCTTCGCCCAGACCGTCATCTTCGGGGCCACGAACACCGGCGCCGGGCTCGCCGAGGACGTCAAGAAGGGCATCATCGAGCGGTTCAGGTCGCTGCCGATGTCGTCGTCGGCGGTGCTGACCGGCCGGACCCTCTCCGACGTGGTGAACAACCTGATCGTGCTGGTGGTGATGTCGCTGACCGGGCTGCTGGTCGGGTGGCGGATCCACACCTCGGTCGGGGAGGCGCTCGCCGGGTTCGCCGTGCTGATCGTGTTCGCCTACGCCTTCTCCTGGGTGATGGCGTTCGTCGGGCTGCTCGTGCCGAGCCCGGAGGTGGTGAACAACGCGTCGTTCGTCGTGATCTTCCCGCTGACGTTCCTCGCGAACACCTTCGTGCCGCTGAACTCGCTGCCCGGCCCGCTGCGGGTGTTCGCCGAGTGGAACCCGGTCTCCGCGGTGACCGCGGCCGCACGGTCCCTGTTCGGCAACGACGGCGCGATCCCGGCGTCCGCGTCCGTCTCGGACCCCTGGCCGCTGCAGCACCCGGTGCTCTACGTGCTGATCTGGTCGGTCGCGATCGTCGCGGTGTTCGCGCCGCTGGCGAGCCGGCAGTACCGGCGGGCCGCGAGCCGCTGACGGCACCGCCGCCGACAGCACTGCCGCCGGCCCCGGCGTGCCGGGCCTGGCGGAAGGGACGGCGGCCCGAGCCCGGACGGGAGGAGGCCCTCCCCGGGCGTCCCCGGGGAGGGCCTCGTCGTCCGTCGGGACGCTCGTCGTGTGTGACCACTCCAGCGACTGCGGGAGCACGTCGCTGGGGAGCGTCCCGGCGTACGTGTGGGGGTCAGCTGCCGTTGCAGCTCACGACCGCGTAGGGACCTGAGCTGGTCGAGGAGGTGATCTCCTCGCCATTGCGCAGGATGCGGCAGGAGATCTCGCCGCTCCCGCCGGACCCGGACTGGGCCGTCAACGACAGCGGCTGGAAGGTGAGGACACCCGCGTCGAAGGTGACGTCCTTGGTCCAGGGCAGCGAGGTCCCGTTGACCTGCTCCATGCCCATCGTGTCGTCCTTGACGTAGGTGATGTTCCCGGCGGTGCCGGAACCGCTGACCTCGTAGGTGATCACGTCACCACCGGTGGTCGCGGGCGTCGACGCGGCGGCATCGGACTCCGGTGCGGACACGGCCGCGGCCGCGGCCGCGGTCGGCACGGTCGTCGGCAGGCCGGACACCGCGGCGGCGAACACCGAGGCGTAGAGGACACAGATGACCAGCCCGATCGCCGAGAGCACCGTGCCCGCGATCGCGACCCCACGGTTGTCCGCCCGGCCCCGGCTCGCCCGGACGACACCGAGCACGCCGAACAGCAGACCCAGCAGCACCAGCGGCCAGGCGATCACCCCGATGAACGGGATGAAGGAGAACAGCAGGCCGAGGATCCCGAGCACCAGCGCGGTGACGCCGAAGCCGTTGCGCGGCGCGACGGCCGGGGCGGCGACGGCCGGGGCCGCGGTGCGCTGCTGCGGGACGGCGGCGCGCTGGGCCGCGCTCTCCCAGGGCCGGGCGCCGGCGGGCGCCTGCTGCTGCGGCATCCCGCCCGGGTTGGTGCGGCCGAAGGGCGGCCCGCCGAAGGGGACGTCGAGGTTGCCGTCGTAGTAGGGGTTCGGGTACCCGCCGGAGTGCTGCGGCCGGGGC is a window from the Pseudonocardia sp. HH130629-09 genome containing:
- a CDS encoding propionyl-CoA synthetase, with the translated sequence MTAYEEIFRSSVDDREGFWLRAADGIDWDVAPTRALDESKPPFYRWFPDGELNVARNALDRHVDAGNGDRTALVYDSPVTGSRRTYTYAELRDEVALFAGVLRDQGVGHGDRVVVYMPMVPEAAIAMLACARLGAVHSVVFGGFAAKELAVRIDDAGPKVVVSASCGIEGKRVIEYKPLLDRAIELSDRKPDSTVILQREQATATMGPTDVDWAEAVARATPADPVPVKATDPLYVLYTSGTTGKPKGVVRDSGGYAVALAWSMPNIYDVGPGETIFTASDVGWVVGHSYIVYAPLLAGATTVLYEGKPVGTPDAGQFWRVVQENGVKSVFTAPTAFRAIKKEDPKGEFLGQYDVSSLQYLFLAGERLDPETLRWASELLDIPVIDHWWQTETGWPIAANPAGIELLEIKPGSPTRAMPGWDVQVLDERGNPAEPGVDGAIVAKLPLPPGAFPTLWNDDERYVSSYMSAFEGYYLTGDGGHLDADGYVFVMGRTDDVINVAGHRLSTGGMEEVLAAHPDVAECAVIGVADTMKGQIPRGFVVLKSGVDSDAEDYEDGLRTELVQMVRDQIGAVASLKDVAVVPALPKTRSGKILRKTMRGIADGVEEPVPSTIDDASVLDTLRPVLRRE
- a CDS encoding ferredoxin, whose amino-acid sequence is MKVIVDFDRCESNAVCMGVAPEVFEVRDDDYLYILDENPAEALRPKVEEAARSCPKAAITIED
- a CDS encoding acyl--CoA ligase family protein, whose protein sequence is MTQGATTDVWTTPLTPLAFLGRSAEVFAESAAIVYGDRRYTYAEFAAEATRVANALAASGVEPGDRVAYLLPNVPELLVAHFAVPLAGAVLVAINTRLSTEEVRYILDHSAATVLVVDAVLYETVRPVADELATVREIVTVVDQAAPGDGVGSGLGYADLLARGSDAPRPWAVDDERATITINYTSGTTGNPKGVEYHHRGAYLNSFGEIVHSGHSADSVYLWTLPMFHCNGWCTPWAVTAIGGTHVCLREVRGDTIWRLIGEHGVTHLNGAPTVVTTVMNAPEAVTLDYRLVITTAGAPPSPTTILQMERMGFRIVHVYGLTETYGPYAVNQYQHAWDDLDAEERARLQARQGVGMVCADRVRVVDELMADVPRDGATMGEIVMRGNNVMKGYHRDEEKTAEAFRGGWFHSGDLGVVHPDGYVELRDRAKDVVISGGENISTVEVEQAIVSHDAVLEAAVVGVPDEKWGEVCKGFAVLKPGRSAEPQEIVDHVKTRIARYKAPKYVEIVDELPKTSTGKVQKFELREKEWAGRGSSRIQG
- a CDS encoding MFS transporter is translated as MTTASVLPVFLTGALAVQLSRDLAFDPSGLGLVVALYFGVSALCSLPVGMVVERFGSRVTSRIAVVGAAVLMAALGLGARSYVALVVLLLCGAWCNVMGQLSSNLTLARSVPAHLMGLSFGVKQAAIPAATLLAGLAVPAVALTVGWRWAYGIGALLALAALFACPRADARPPARAGKGDRATGALAVIGAASGLAAGTATALGIFLVASAVDRGIDPGLAGLVLTLGSVVGLSARLLHGWLADRRTGGHVAVVAASLAAGAIGFVLLAVPGTPALVVGVVLAFGLGWAWPGLLQFAVVRLTPSAPAAATSIVQVGVYAGGFAGPIVFGSLATHAGFPTAWTVNAVVMLVSAALMLVGRRMLVAHAGR
- a CDS encoding ATP-binding cassette domain-containing protein, whose protein sequence is MPDAIRATGLVKTYGSLRALDGVDLSVPEGTVLGLLGPNGAGKTTVVRVLTTLLTPDAGTATVAGVDVLADPAAVRSRIGLSGQYAAVDEYLTGFENLEMVGRLYHLGRRRARDRARELLADFGLTDAADRPARTYSGGMRRRLDLAGALVADPPVLLLDEPTTGLDPRSRNDLWDVIRGLVARGTTLLLTTQYLEEADALADEIVVIDHGRVIARGTADQLKSHVGGERLEVTVSAAADLDATAAHLAPLGVGEAVLDRHRRSLTMPVSGGVDVLRAALDRLADSGTKVDDAGLRRPTLDDVFLTLTGRPADEADQAEEPTP
- a CDS encoding ABC transporter permease — protein: MNAAATMLADASVVAKRNLIKIKRVPDLLVFTTLSPIMFVLLFAYVFGGAIDPTGGGAGYREFLMAGIFAQTVIFGATNTGAGLAEDVKKGIIERFRSLPMSSSAVLTGRTLSDVVNNLIVLVVMSLTGLLVGWRIHTSVGEALAGFAVLIVFAYAFSWVMAFVGLLVPSPEVVNNASFVVIFPLTFLANTFVPLNSLPGPLRVFAEWNPVSAVTAAARSLFGNDGAIPASASVSDPWPLQHPVLYVLIWSVAIVAVFAPLASRQYRRAASR
- a CDS encoding MmpS family transport accessory protein produces the protein MTTPQNRHGAPDLSGPPQQQSGPHRVPQQYPGPQGPGHHRQQYAQDPRGAAPQGRAPHHQPRPQHSGGYPNPYYDGNLDVPFGGPPFGRTNPGGMPQQQAPAGARPWESAAQRAAVPQQRTAAPAVAAPAVAPRNGFGVTALVLGILGLLFSFIPFIGVIAWPLVLLGLLFGVLGVVRASRGRADNRGVAIAGTVLSAIGLVICVLYASVFAAAVSGLPTTVPTAAAAAAVSAPESDAAASTPATTGGDVITYEVSGSGTAGNITYVKDDTMGMEQVNGTSLPWTKDVTFDAGVLTFQPLSLTAQSGSGGSGEISCRILRNGEEITSSTSSGPYAVVSCNGS